The Periplaneta americana isolate PAMFEO1 chromosome 2, P.americana_PAMFEO1_priV1, whole genome shotgun sequence genome has a window encoding:
- the LOC138691002 gene encoding zinc finger protein 665-like: MCEKSFTQRQNLIDHKFSHSGQKPYKCDVCGKNFTRISNFLEHKLIHSNEKCYKCDVCEKEFPQRQKLLSHVISHSTYKPYKCDVCEKSFKQRLSLDAHTFIHTGVKRFKCGMCEKSFTQRRGLLEHQFAHTGQKPHRCDICDKTFTRMSTLVEHKLMHSDKKLYKCDVCKKGFTHEQKLISHALAHSNQKPHKCDICEKGFTERSSLLQHSLIHTGEKPFKCTFCFRSFTQNQTLKRHVMTHTGEKPFQCEYCGQSFRRRTHVNLHKVTHTGEKPHKCDLCEKSYTQKGTLAIHKLTHTNEKSFKCSICDKCFREKQHLDSHTLIHTDDRPHRCDICEKCFRQRQNLLKHKLIHTGQKPYKCNSCEKSFRHKQSLTAHILTHTGEKPFKCDVCGKRFTQKKYLISHALIHT, encoded by the coding sequence ATGTGCGAGAAAAGTTTCACACAAAGGCAGAATCTCATAGATCACAAATTTTCACACTCGGGACAGAAGCCttacaaatgcgatgtttgtggtaagaaTTTTACACGAATAAGTAATTTCTTAGAGCACAAGTTAATACACAGCAACGAGAAGTGTTACAAATGTGACGTCTGTGAAAAAGAATTTCCGCAAAGGCAGAAACTTTTATCGCATGTAATATCGCATTCAACCTATAAACCTTACAAGTGCGACGTTTGTGAAAAGAGTTTTAAACAAAGACTAAGTCTTGATGCTCATACATTTATACACACCGGCGTTAAACGTTTCAAATGTGGCATGTGTGAAAAAAGTTTCACACAAAGACGAGGTTTGCTGGAACATCAGTTTGCCCACACCGGTCAGAAGCCTCACAGATGTGATATTTGTGATAAGACTTTCACAAGAATGAGTACTTTAGTAGAACACAAGTTGATGCACAGTGACAAGAAGCTTTACAAGTGCGACGTTTGCAAGAAGGGATTTACTCATGAGCAGAAACTCATTTCACATGCTCTGGCGCATTCAAATCAGAAGCCTCATAAGTGCGACATTTGTGAAAAAGGTTTTACCGAAAGGAGCAGCCTATTACAGCATTCTTTGATTCACACAGGggagaagcctttcaaatgtaCTTTTTGCTTTAGGAGTTTCACTCAAAATCAAACCCTTAAACGACATGTGATGACTCATACGGGCGAAAAACCTTTTCAGTGCGAATATTGTGGGCAGTCTTTCAGGCGGAGAACTCATGTAAATTTACATAAAGTTACTCACACGGGGGAAAAACCACACAAGTGCGACCTTTGTGAGAAATCATATACGCAGAAGGGAACTTTAGCAATACATAAATTGACCCACACTAACGAGAAATCTTTCAAATGTTCCATATGTGACAAGTGCTTTAGAGAGAAACAGCATCTTGATTCTCACACTTTAATACACACTGACGATAGGCCACATAGATGTGACATTTGTGAAAAGTGCTTTAGGCAGAGGCAGAAtcttttgaaacataaattaatacatacagGGCAGAAGCCCTATAAGTGTAATTCTTGCGAGAAAAGTTTCAGACACAAACAGTCACTCACAGCACACATATTAACACACACAggcgaaaaacctttcaaatgtgatgtttgtggaaagaGATTCACACAAAAGAAATATCTTATATctcatgcattaatacacacgtGA